The DNA sequence gggggaggtgggaggggagggggattcagggggggggtttggggagtTTGAAgcgggggggggaaagggaacGATGGGGGGGCCCCGGGGGGAGGAAatgggggggctgcggggggtTCAGGAGCTTCCTGGTGCCCAGGAGGGGGGGTCCTGAGGGGatcccaggggctgggaggggatcTGGGTGCCCCGGGGGGGGGGTCGTGGTGTCCCCGGGGGGGGGGTCGTGGTGTCCCGGGGGGGGGTCGTGGGGGGGTtcatccccctgccccccccccagatGGAAGATCTCCACGAGGATTTCCACATCGTGAAACTTCCACTGCTGCCCCACGaggtgcggggggggggggacaaggtcaacaccttctcctccctcctgctggaCCCCTACCAACCCCCCAGCCCCGAATGaccccccccgggaccccccccggggaccccccccgacctggggggggggacgacACAGCCCCCCTGCATCCcttatttggggggggggtccttAAACCCCTGTGTCTcttatttggggggggggggtctccaACCCCTTGGGTCCCTTATATGGGGGGGGTCCCTTATtcgggggggggtccccaacCCCTGTGTCTCTTATTTGTGGGGGGGGTCCCCAACCCCCCTTGGGTCCCTTATTTGGAGGGGGGGGTCCCCCCCTTTCTCCAAACgcagcccccaccccagggctgtcacccaccagcaccctggggggggggagttgcTTTCTCATgcacccctcccccccccaaaacctcgtgtccccccccccctcagggctggagggggaggggggcaggtgggggaccccccccccctcacagGGACCTTTGTAAATAATAAACTTGGGAATTTGAGGTGACTCcgggggggctttttttttttttttggggggggtgttttggtttttttttttggggggtgttttgggtttttttttttgggggtgttttggggtttttttgggggggtggggtttttttttttatggggggcggggggtgttgtggggtttttttgggggtggtttcaggtttttggggggggtgggtttttttttttttggtggggtggagatgaggtgttttttttttgggtgggtggggggtgttttaggcttttttgggggggaggggtttgggggaggggttgggtttctttttagGGGGGGTTGGttctttttggggggggtggctttttttgtggGAGGGGGCACCTTTGGGGGAGGCACTGGGTGCTGAGGGGGTGGGGGCagcccccaaacccctccctggggaggggaaactgaggcacggggggggggtggggtggttTGTGACGTCAGCAGCGTTGGCCCCGGGCCcggtggaggggggggggggggacccTCATTAGCGCTCGGGGGGGGATTAATgaggaaggggggggttgggaggggggggtggtggcagcagccgCAGCGGTGGTGACAgtgccaccccccccccccccgcattGTCCCCACCCCCCGCTGGGATTTTGTCCCCGCGACCCCGCTGCTGGCGCGAGACCCTGGGGACAGCGCCAGCGACaccgagggggggggggggggaacgggCCCCCCCAAGTGGccgaacccccccccccccctccagaaCCCCCCCAGTTCCCcaccctgtgcctcagtttccccctgaggaggggtcggggggtggggggggggggggctcaggaCCCGCCCGGTccttgagggggggggggagggaccCTCAGGTCCGACcgcccccctccctccccccccttcccctcgGGATCCCGGgcgtgtcccccccccccccccgtgtcccctccttGGGGACAATTCCGGTATTTAAGTCCCCGAGCGGGGGACCGCGGCCCCAGAGCGGCGGGGACCGAGGCTCCGgcaggtgaggggggggggctggggaggggggctgttgtggggggggtccccagcagcccagggaggggggggggtgatACCTGCGGagtccccaaaatgtccccaaaggggggggggagggagtgCGCGGTCAGAGTCCCCCGAGTgtccacctccccccccctctcgGGGCTTCGGTGTCCCcaagctcccccccccccccccgccaagGTTTTGGGGTCCCCGGGGGTGTCCCCAAGCTCTGCCGGTTGTCCCCGAGGTGGGGGGTCCCCAAGGGGGTCCCCAGGGTGGGGATTGTCCCCGAGGTTTGGGTTCAGCGACCCCTGGCTCTGtgtcccgtgtcccccccccccctttggCGGGAGTCCTCGTTGCCCCCCCGGGTCCTCAAGGTGTCCCCTCCCTCATTTGGGTGTCCCCGAGGGTCCCATTTCCGTGTCCCCAAGGTGGGGGTTGTCCCCCTCGCGTGGGGTTTAGTGACCCCggggtgtccctgtccccccctttCCCAGACTCATTGGCAACCAGATTTTTGGATCCCCAGAATGTCCCCAAactgtccccagggtgtccctgtccccccttGCTGGACTCTCATTGTCACCAGATTTTTGGGATCCCCCAGACcgtccccaagctgtccccaagTTGTCCTCAAGTTGTCCCCAAGTTGTCCTCAAGttgtccccaagctgtccccaagctgtcaTTTCAGCGCCCCCCACCCTGGGTTTAAGGTCCCCAAGgtcccttttccccctccccagggttTTGCCGCCGTCCCCCCGCCCCCCCACAAGGTTGCCAGGCCGTGCCCGCGCGTGTCCCCGAGGGTCACCATGACTGTCACCTACACGTCACGCGTGGCCACCGCCCGCTTCGGGGGTTTCTcgcagctgctgctgctctggcgTGGGAGCATCTACAAACTGCTCTACCGgagctcctcctcttcctcaccgCCTACCTGGGGCTCAGCCTCGCCTACCGGTGCGGGGACACGCGGGGACACGCGGGGACACGGGAGGACACgcggggacacggggggacacggggggacacgggggatgtgggaaggggggacacagggacaccgGAGGTGTGGGGGagtggtggggatggggacacacGGGGTGTAGGGGGACACAGGGGGTCTTTGGGGACACGGGGACTCAGGGGACATGGGGAACACGGGGGGACAcgtggggacacggggggacacgggaGGACACGGGGGATGTGGGGaaggggggacacagggacacccgaggtgctgggggtggtggggatggggacacacGGGGTGTAGGGGGACACAGGGGCTCtttggggacacaggggggacATTGGGGAGATGGGGGACACacgggacacggggggacacgggggaacacgtggggacacggggagaCACGGGGGATGTGGGGaaggggggacacagggactcCCGAGGTGTGGGGGagtggtggggatggggacacacGGGGTGTAGGGGGTCACAGGGGCTCTTTGGGGACACGGAGACACAGGGGCTCTTTGGGGACACGGGACGCGGGGGGACAACGGGGtgacacggggggacacggggggacatgtggggacacgggggatGTGGGGTAcgggggacacagggacactcGAGGTgtgggggagatggggacacACGGGGTGTAGGGGGTCACAGGGGGTCTTTGGGGACACGGGGActcaggggacatggggggaccACAtgggacacggggggacacggggggacatgtggggacacgggggatgtggggaaggggggacacagggacacccgaggtgctgggggggtggggatggggacacacGGGGTGTAGGGGGACACAGGGGCTCTTTGGGGACACGGCGGGGACACAGAGGGTTTGGGTCCCAGAGGTGAccgtccccgtgtcccccccccgtGGTCCCCCCCGtgtgtccccccgtgtccccccgtgtcccccccgtgtccccccgtgtccccccgtgtccccacgTTGTCCCCCCAGGGTTCCTGCTCTCTGAGCCCCAGCGCCGCCTCTTTGAGAAGCTTGTTCTGTACTGTGACAAATCCGCAAACCTCATCCCCGTCTCCTTCGTCCTCGGTGGACCCCGCGACCCCCCCCTggaccccccaaacccccccgggaccccccctgggacccccgaacccccccgggaccccccctgggacccccaaacccccccgggacccccaaatatgtccccatctccccagtgtccccagtgtccccgATGTCCCCTCAGGTTTCTACGTGGCACTGGTTCTGGAGTGGTGTTGGGGACAGTTCCAcggtgtccccaatgtccccatcTCCCATGTCCCCCAACATCCCGATGTCCCCGATGTCCCCATCTCCCCAATACCCCCAATATCCCCAATGTCCCcgatgtccccagtgtccccatctccccagtATCTCCATTGTCCCCAGTATCCTCGatgtccccatcctccccagtgtccccatctCCTCAATGTCCCCAACGTCCCCTTTGTCCCCTCAGGTTTCTAcgtggtgctggtgctggagtAGTGGTGGGGACAGTTCCAcagtgtccccatgtccccagtgtcctCGATGTCCCAAATGTCCCCAATATCCCCAATGTCCCCATCTCCTcaatgtccccaatgtccccagtgcccccagtatccccagtgtccccaatgtccccttTGTCCCCTCAGGCTTCTACGTGGCGCTGGTTCTGGAGCGGTGGTGGGGACAGTTCCAcagtgtccccaatgtccccatctccccagtatccccagtatccccagtgtccccagtaTCCCCTCGATGTCCCAGTGTCCCCTTTGTCCCCTCAGGTTTCTACATGGCGCTGGTTCTGGAGCGGTGGTGGGGACAGTTCCACAGTCCCcatctccccatctccccagtatccccagtgtccccagtaTCCCCAATGTCCCCATCTCCTcgatgtccccagtgtccccatctcccccaaTGTCCCCGTAtctccagtgtccccagtgtccccagtaTCCCCTCGATGTCCCCAACGTCCCCTTTGTCCCCTCAGGTTTCTACGTGGCGCTGGTTCTGGAGCGGTGGTGGGGACAGTTCCGCAGCGTCCCCAATGCCCCcatctccccatctccccagtatccccagtatccccaatgtccccatctccccagtatccccagtgcccccagtgtccccagtaTCCCCTCGATGTCCCCAACATCCCCTTTGTCCCCGCAGGTTTCTACGTGGCGCTGGTTCTGGAGTGGTGGTGGGGACAGTTCACAGTGTCCCCAATATCCCCAATGTCCCCCATCTCCCCGATGTCCCCAATATCCCCAGTATCCCCAGTATCCCAGTGCCCCCATCTCCCAGTATCCCcaatgtccccagtgtcccctcgATGTCCCCAACGTCCCCTTTGTCCCCTCAGGTTTCTACGTGGCGCTGGTCCTGGAGCGGGTGGTGGGGACAGTTCCGCAGCGTCCCCGCCCCGGACGGGCTGATGTTGGCCGTGGCCGGGAGCGTTGCGGGGGGGGACGCGCGGGGCCGTGCGGTGCGCAGGACGCTGATGCGGTACGGGAGCCTCGCGGCGCTGCTCGTGCTCCGTGCGGTCAGCACCGCGGTGTTCAAACGCTTCCCCACCACCGACCACCTGGTGGAGGCGGGTGAGCTGCGGGGGTGACGTCACCGGCGTGACGTCACGGCCTGGCCCcgagaggggaggggaggagagggggagggggagagtgGGATGCGCTGGGGGGACTGGGAAGGGGTAGAAGGGGGggactgggaagaactgggaagaactgggaagaGATAAAAGGGggaactgggaagaactgggaagaATTGGGAAGAGATAAAGGGGGaactggggggaactggggggACTGGGAAGGGGTAAAAGGGGGgactggggggaactgggaagaactgggaagaGGTAGAAGGGGGaactgggggaactgggagaaTTGGGAAGAGATAAAAGGGGGAACTGGGGGGAACTGGAAGAATTGGGAAGAGATAAAAGGGGaactggggggaactggggggACTGTGAAGGGGTAGAAGGGGGGactgggaagaactggaagGACTGGGAAGAGATAAAAGGTGGaactggggggaactgggaagAGATAAAAGGGGGGAACTGGGGGGAGtgggaagaactgggaagaactgggaagaGATAAAAGGGGGAGTTGGGggaactgggaagaactgggaagaGGTAGAAGGGGAaactggggggaactgggaagAATTGGGAAGAGATAAAAGGGGGAACTGGGGGGACTGGGAAGAATtgggaagaactgggaagaGATAAaagggggaactgggaggaactgggaggaactggaagagTAGAAGGggaactgggaagaactggaagaactgggaagagggagaagggggaactggaaagaactgggaagaactgggaagaactgggaagaactgggaagaGGTAGAAGGGGAGACTGGGacactgggatgcactgggagaactgggaagaactgggaagaagaagaagggggaactggggggaactggaagaactggaagagggagaagggggaaatggaaagaactgggaagaactgggaagaactgggaaagAGATTAAAGGGGAACAGGGGGGAACTGGGAAGGGGTAGAAGGGGGAACTGGGGGGAACTGGAAGAACTGGAAAGAGATTAAAGGGGGAAcctgggaagaactgggaagaactgggaagGGGTAGAAGGGGGGACTGGAGACACTGGGAGTTCCTGGGGCTCAGGTTCCCACGGCCTCTGCGCTGTGACGTCATCAGAGCCGTGACGTCACCAGCACCGTGACGTCACCAGGCCCCGAGGCTTCCGAGGGGAGGGGGCGGCGCGTGACAACCGCGgagtgggggggtggggtgggggttgACCCCCCGGGTGTCCCTGCCGCCCCGTGACGTCACGGCCGGCCGCCTGATGACGTCACGGCCGGGCAGGGTTCCTGACGCGGGAGGAGCGGCGGCGCCTGGAGGGGCTGAGAAGGCCCCTACAACAAATTCTGGGTCCCCTGCGCCTGGTTCGGGGCCCTGGCGGACAAGCGCGGAGAGAGGGGAGGGTAGCGGGACGACTGCGCCCTCAAACTCCTCATGGAGGTGACCCCGGGGGGACCCCGAgacccccaaacccaccccgagtccccccaaatccccccgagacctcccaaccccccccgaACCCTCTCAAGcctccccaaatcccccccgagccccccaaatccccctgAGATCCCTGAGACCCCCGACACCCCCCCGGgtccccccaaatccccccaggACCTCCCAGCCCCCCCGAACCCTCTCAAGCCCCCCCAGgtccccccaaatccccccccgGACCTCCCAACCCCCCCGAACCCCCTCAAACCTCCCTAAGTCCCCCCCAAATCGCCCCCGAACTCCCCAAATCCTCCTGGGATCCTGagccccccaaccccccccccgggtcccccaaatccccccgAGACCTCCCAACCCCCCCGAACCCCCTCAagctccccaaatcccccccgagccccccaaatccccctgAGATCCCTGagcccccaaaccccccccggGCCCCCCCAAATCTCCCTGAGATCCTGAGccccccgaccccccccccccgggtccccccaaatccccccgGGACCTCCCAACCCCCCCGAACCCCCTCAAGcctccccaaatccccccgacccccccaaatccccctgAGATCCCTGagccccccaaccccccccccaagccccccaggACTGCTCCCACTCCCACTCTTcccatccccagccccctcccccccaggtCCCCTCGTGCCCCTTCCCAGCATTCCCAGTCCccccagttcatcccagtttCCCCAGAGCTtcctccccagtgtccccagctcctCATCTTCCCTTCTACCCcacccagttcttcccagttccccccagtgcatcccagtttCCTTagctccctctccccagcttcCCCCCCCCGCACCCACTGAGATCCCCCCGTGACCGTCCCTCCCCTTGACTGTCCCCACCCGTGTCCCCACCGTGTCCCtcgtgtccccccgtgtcctCCCGTATCCCACCCGtgtccccccatgtcccccctgtGTCCTCCtgtgtccccccgtgtcccccccgtgtccccccgtgtcccccccgtgtccctcccGTGttcccccgtgtcccccctgtgtcccccccgtgttccccgtgtcccccctgtgtccccccgtgtccccccgtgtccccccgtgtccccctacgtgtccccccgtgtcctCCCGTGTCCCTCCGTatccccccgtgtcccccccgtgtccctcccGTGttcccccgtgtcccccctgTGTCCTCCTGTGTCCCCCCTCCGTGTCCCCCCCGTGACTGTCCCCACCCGCCCCGTGtccccctcgtgtcccccccgtgtccccccgtgtGCCCCCGTATCCCacccgtgtccccccgtgtccccccgtgtccccccgtgtccccccacAGGAGCTGAGCCGTTTCCGCAGCCactgcagcctcctcttccACTACGACTGGATCAGCGTCCCACTGGTGTACACCCAGGtgggcactgggagcactgggagggactgggagggacttgAGGGGGGCGGATGGAGGACAGGAGGAGGGGACACAAGGGAGGGGACATGGGAGGGGACATCAGGGAGGCTGGatggggggacaggaggggacagggattggggacagggacaagggacaaggatttggggggcaggagggatgggaacAGGGattggggacagggacagggactgggggactgggacagggattggggggacaggaggggacagggacaaggactgGGGGGCCAGGGCCAGGGATTGGGGCCAGGAAAAGGAttggggggacaggagggacgGGGACAGGGACTGGGGGGACAGGACAAGGAttggggggacagggacagggatttGGGGgacaggaagggacagggattGGGGACAGAGACAAGGActggggggacaggagggacaggaACAGGGACTGGGGGGACTGGGACAGGGATTGGGGACGGGGACAGGGATTTGGGGACAGGGCCAGGAAttggggggacagggacaaggatttggggacaggaggggacagggacagggattggggacaggaagggacagggattggggacagggagagggattgaggggacagggacaaggattTGGGGGGCAGAAGGGATGGGAACAGGGATttggggggatggggacagggattggggacaggaagggacagggattggggacagggacagggactggggggacagggacaaggattTGGGggccaggaggggacagggacagggattgGGGGgccaggagggatgggatggggacggggggacacggggcaCGCCCTGAGCGTGCTGGGGGCGATGGGGACACGGAGGGGACACGCGTGGGTGACTGTCCCCTCGGCCAGGTGGTGACAATCGCCGTCTACACCTTCTTTGTCACCTGCCTGATCGGGCGGCAGTTCCTGGACCCGGCCCAGGGCTACGCGGGGCACGAACTGGACCTGGGGGTCCCGATCTTCACCCTGCTCCAGTTCTTCTTCTACGTGGGGTGGCTCAAGGTGGGGGGACACGCGTGGGGGACGGGGGGACGCGGGACACCCACCCAGCCGGTGGCTCTGGGACACGGTGACCCCCCCGCAGGTGGCCGAGCAGCTCATTAACCCCTTCGGGGAGGACGACGACGACTTCGAGACCAACACCTTGATCGACCGCAACTTCCAGgtccccccaaaaacccccccGGGGGACCCCAGGACACgcaggggacacgggggggacacgggggggggggggaaagggagatgGGGGGGGTTCGGGGGGGGGATCCCAGGGGTTCTGGGGGGGATCCAAAGGGTTTTGGGGAGCGGATCccaggggtttgggggggatcCCAGGGGCTCGGGGGGGATCCCAGAGGTTCTGGGGGGATCCCAGGAATTTGGGGTGGATCCCAAGGGTTCTGGGAGACCCCAGAGGTTCGGGGGGGATCCCAAGGGTTCGGGGGGGATCCCAAGGGTTCTGGGGAGGTCCCAGGGGCTCGGGGGGTATCCCAGGGGTTTGGAGGGGATCTCAGGAG is a window from the Heliangelus exortis unplaced genomic scaffold, bHelExo1.hap1 Scaffold_106, whole genome shotgun sequence genome containing:
- the LOC139790631 gene encoding LOW QUALITY PROTEIN: bestrophin-2-like (The sequence of the model RefSeq protein was modified relative to this genomic sequence to represent the inferred CDS: inserted 1 base in 1 codon; deleted 1 base in 1 codon; substituted 1 base at 1 genomic stop codon), with the protein product MTVTYTSRVATARFGGFSQLLLLWRGSIYKLLYXELLLFLTAYLGLSLAYRWFLLSEPQRRLFEKLVLYCDKSANLIPVSFVLGFYVALVLDGWWGQFRSVPAPDGLMLAVAGSVAGGDARGRAVRRTLMRYGSLAALLVLRAVSTAVFKRFPTTDHLVEAGFLTREERRRLEGLEGPYNKFWVPCAWFGALADKRGERGGXRDDCALKLLMEELSRFRSHCSLLFHYDWISVPLVYTQVVTIAVYTFFVTCLIGRQFLDPAQGYAGHELDLGVPIFTLLQFFFYVGWLKVAEQLINPFGEDDDDFETNTLIDRNFQVPPKTPPGDPRT